The following are encoded in a window of Rubellicoccus peritrichatus genomic DNA:
- a CDS encoding alpha-L-fucosidase: MDSTVLPPQKPSKTVKRFEPTWESLQQYKCPDWFRDAKFGIWAHWGPQGVPMVGDWYARNMYVQGNPMYEHHCRVYGHPSKFGYKDLVKLWKAENFDPEKIVDLYKRVGAKYFVSCGAHHDNFDCWNSKHHSWNSVNVGPGKDIVGMFAKAARGAGLKFGVTDHLERAWSWFNTNKGADRTGPYAGVPYDGNDPKYADFYFEPHAETSSAYPQTAPESWMRHWQARMFDLIDQYDPDLFYTDGAVPFGEIGLEVMAELYNRNIERRGSLEAVYALKDHEHLKHYGNHGEYREGIGVLDVERGVTDGIQANPWQTDTCVGEWYYQAQCTYKSPAEIITMLIDIVSKNGNLLLNFPVKPDGTLDEEEIWIAEEIGKWMSMNSEGIYGTRPWERFGEGPTRLEAGLFAEREKKAFTAEDIRFTRKGDVLYAFFLGWPTDGIVKLKSLNTDNAPKVVRSVELVGHGEIGFSRTGRHEEGVLVTLPNERPCDYAWLLKIQM; encoded by the coding sequence ATGGATTCGACAGTATTACCACCGCAGAAGCCAAGTAAAACCGTGAAACGATTCGAGCCAACCTGGGAATCATTACAGCAATATAAGTGCCCGGATTGGTTTCGGGACGCGAAGTTTGGTATTTGGGCCCATTGGGGGCCTCAGGGAGTACCTATGGTGGGGGATTGGTATGCCCGGAATATGTATGTTCAGGGTAATCCGATGTATGAACATCATTGCCGTGTTTATGGTCATCCATCCAAGTTTGGCTACAAGGATTTGGTCAAACTCTGGAAGGCTGAGAATTTTGATCCGGAAAAGATTGTCGATTTGTACAAACGCGTTGGGGCGAAATATTTTGTGTCCTGTGGGGCACACCACGATAATTTTGATTGCTGGAATTCAAAGCACCATTCCTGGAACTCTGTGAACGTAGGACCTGGTAAAGACATTGTTGGTATGTTCGCTAAGGCTGCCCGCGGAGCAGGTTTGAAGTTCGGTGTTACTGACCACCTTGAACGGGCCTGGTCTTGGTTTAATACCAATAAGGGTGCTGATCGAACGGGACCTTATGCTGGTGTTCCTTACGATGGGAACGATCCGAAATATGCGGACTTTTATTTTGAACCGCATGCGGAAACCTCATCGGCATATCCACAGACGGCTCCTGAGAGTTGGATGCGCCATTGGCAGGCACGTATGTTTGACCTTATTGATCAGTATGACCCGGATTTGTTTTATACGGATGGTGCTGTTCCCTTTGGTGAAATCGGCTTGGAGGTCATGGCGGAACTGTATAACCGCAACATCGAGCGCCGTGGAAGCCTTGAGGCGGTCTATGCGCTTAAAGATCACGAGCACCTTAAGCATTATGGAAATCACGGAGAATATCGTGAAGGTATTGGTGTCCTGGATGTTGAGCGTGGTGTGACGGATGGGATACAGGCGAACCCTTGGCAAACTGACACATGTGTTGGCGAATGGTATTATCAGGCACAATGCACCTATAAGTCTCCAGCGGAAATTATCACGATGCTTATTGATATTGTGAGTAAGAACGGAAACCTTTTACTGAACTTTCCTGTTAAGCCTGATGGGACGCTTGATGAAGAAGAGATCTGGATTGCTGAAGAGATAGGTAAATGGATGTCAATGAATAGTGAAGGCATCTATGGGACTCGCCCATGGGAGCGTTTTGGTGAAGGTCCAACACGATTAGAAGCCGGTTTGTTTGCAGAGCGTGAGAAGAAGGCATTTACAGCGGAGGATATCCGATTTACGCGTAAAGGAGATGTGCTTTATGCGTTTTTTCTGGGATGGCCAACTGATGGCATAGTGAAACTAAAGTCATTGAATACCGACAATGCGCCTAAGGTCGTAAGATCAGTAGAACTCGTTGGGCATGGAGAAATTGGCTTTTCGCGGACCGGTCGGCATGAGGAAGGGGTTCTTGTTACTTTGCCAAATGAGCGCCCTTGTGATTATGCTTGGTTGTTGAAGATTCAGATGTGA
- a CDS encoding response regulator, with protein MQHTILVVEDNSTLVEMMRGILERSGFHVEAATDANEALALIHENPSRFQAVVTDLVMPTMTGIELIRQIRYCDNDMRILAFSGHGLGLLQKALEAGATCVLQKPFSIRELRSAVTELFDEEDEVKEVAG; from the coding sequence ATGCAACATACGATTCTAGTCGTTGAGGATAACTCTACGCTGGTTGAAATGATGCGAGGAATTCTCGAAAGATCGGGTTTCCACGTTGAAGCAGCAACCGATGCAAACGAAGCACTGGCTTTGATTCATGAGAATCCAAGTCGATTTCAAGCGGTTGTTACTGATTTGGTGATGCCTACGATGACAGGTATCGAACTTATTCGTCAAATTCGCTACTGCGATAATGATATGCGTATACTCGCTTTCAGTGGGCACGGATTGGGCTTGCTGCAAAAAGCACTTGAGGCTGGGGCCACTTGTGTCCTGCAGAAACCTTTTTCGATTCGTGAATTAAGGTCTGCCGTTACAGAGTTATTTGACGAAGAAGATGAGGTTAAGGAAGTAGCCGGTTAA
- a CDS encoding VOC family protein gives MPAPQNLPKGHHSVNASLNFNSTKDALAFYQNAFGAEQLACVEVGGKVMHAEILIGDSAVMMSDESIEMGAPSAATVGASPTMLRIQTDDVDKMFQQAVDAGANALMPPTDMFWGDRISSIADPFGYRWNIVTKIKDVPPEEIQQMAEQFFGGGA, from the coding sequence ATGCCAGCACCACAAAACTTACCCAAGGGACACCACTCAGTAAACGCGTCACTCAATTTCAATTCCACCAAGGACGCCCTCGCCTTCTATCAAAATGCATTCGGCGCGGAGCAACTTGCCTGCGTCGAAGTCGGTGGAAAAGTCATGCATGCAGAGATTCTTATTGGTGACTCAGCTGTGATGATGTCAGATGAATCAATCGAAATGGGTGCACCGAGTGCAGCTACGGTAGGTGCTTCGCCAACGATGCTTCGAATCCAAACAGATGACGTTGATAAAATGTTCCAGCAGGCAGTCGATGCTGGTGCCAACGCATTAATGCCGCCAACGGACATGTTCTGGGGAGATCGCATCTCGAGTATTGCAGACCCATTTGGCTACCGCTGGAATATCGTCACGAAAATCAAGGACGTTCCTCCTGAAGAAATCCAGCAAATGGCCGAACAATTCTTTGGCGGCGGAGCTTAA
- a CDS encoding histone deacetylase, whose protein sequence is MEKFPEAHDIIVNKCAEIEVIHVEPASMEQLLCVHDRKYLEAIRDGKLTRYDRNRLGLPHDPRLLERSAMETSGTIQAAEAALKDGIAANLAGGTHHAFANRGLGFCVLNDIAVSIVNLRHRDPELHVMVIDTDAHQGNGTHALLREDLFAFTYSIHVGKNYPAQKEPGDYDVPLPRWVEGAEYLRSLEKTLPETFHRAEPDLIYWIAGADLHIDDRFGQMKLTEADMATRDAFVLDLVRCWEIPVVILYGGGYNRSAGMTARLHANTVLMAQQFTMSPQ, encoded by the coding sequence ATGGAAAAATTCCCGGAGGCACATGATATCATTGTCAACAAATGCGCAGAGATTGAAGTTATCCATGTCGAACCAGCATCGATGGAGCAATTGCTTTGTGTGCATGACAGAAAATACCTTGAGGCCATTCGCGATGGAAAACTGACGCGTTATGACCGCAATCGACTGGGGTTACCGCACGATCCACGTCTTCTCGAGCGATCGGCTATGGAAACCTCTGGAACTATCCAAGCAGCAGAAGCAGCATTGAAAGATGGTATTGCTGCGAATCTTGCCGGAGGCACTCACCATGCATTTGCCAACCGCGGATTGGGCTTTTGCGTTCTGAATGACATAGCCGTGTCAATAGTCAACCTGCGTCATCGAGATCCGGAATTGCATGTAATGGTCATCGATACAGATGCTCATCAAGGCAATGGCACCCACGCCCTGCTGCGCGAAGACCTTTTTGCTTTCACCTACTCTATCCATGTTGGAAAGAATTATCCTGCCCAAAAGGAACCAGGTGACTATGATGTTCCTTTGCCGCGTTGGGTTGAAGGGGCTGAGTATCTTCGTAGCCTGGAAAAAACACTTCCAGAAACCTTCCATCGTGCGGAGCCTGACTTGATCTATTGGATCGCTGGAGCCGATCTGCACATCGACGATCGCTTCGGCCAAATGAAACTCACCGAAGCAGACATGGCGACACGTGACGCATTTGTGCTCGATCTTGTTCGCTGCTGGGAAATACCGGTCGTGATCCTCTACGGTGGTGGTTACAATCGCTCAGCAGGCATGACAGCCCGACTACATGCGAATACCGTCCTCATGGCTCAACAGTTTACGATGAGCCCACAATAA
- a CDS encoding amidohydrolase family protein, which translates to MKIDSHHHFWRYNPSEFGWIEDDIIRHDFLPDTFEQTLKQAGINGAVSVQARESLEETFWLLELATQHAYVMGVVGWVPMAEAGALSHLDQMRGREWLKGIRLATQGRDPSLLEDEMVNWNVASLHANGLTCDLLLTGDQLAPYIPFVKRHPEQKFVLDHCAKPTITSAGFDHEWARHMETLAGMEHVQCKVSGMVTEIRDEQWDAEVLKPYWEHVLNCFGPQRLLFGSDWPVCLSRAEYVKWCGIVEGWLSQLSPDEQTAIWSGNSKSFYQL; encoded by the coding sequence ATGAAGATAGATTCTCATCATCACTTTTGGCGCTATAATCCTAGTGAGTTCGGCTGGATTGAGGACGACATTATTCGTCATGATTTTCTTCCAGATACTTTTGAGCAGACATTGAAGCAGGCTGGCATCAATGGTGCCGTTTCGGTGCAGGCCCGGGAAAGTCTGGAAGAGACTTTTTGGCTTCTTGAACTCGCAACGCAGCATGCCTATGTCATGGGAGTTGTCGGTTGGGTGCCCATGGCTGAGGCTGGTGCATTGAGCCACTTGGATCAAATGCGTGGGCGTGAGTGGCTGAAAGGTATTCGCCTTGCCACTCAAGGGCGGGATCCTTCGCTCTTGGAGGATGAAATGGTCAACTGGAATGTTGCCTCATTGCATGCCAATGGATTGACCTGTGACTTGCTTCTAACTGGCGATCAATTGGCGCCTTACATACCTTTTGTTAAACGTCATCCGGAGCAGAAGTTTGTTCTCGATCATTGTGCAAAACCGACGATCACATCAGCTGGTTTCGATCATGAATGGGCCAGGCATATGGAGACATTGGCTGGTATGGAACATGTGCAATGCAAGGTGTCCGGAATGGTCACCGAAATTCGTGACGAACAATGGGATGCTGAGGTTCTTAAGCCTTATTGGGAGCATGTGCTGAATTGCTTTGGGCCACAACGTTTGCTCTTTGGTTCCGATTGGCCGGTTTGCCTTTCGCGGGCTGAGTACGTTAAATGGTGTGGAATTGTTGAAGGGTGGCTTTCTCAGCTTAGCCCTGATGAGCAGACCGCAATTTGGTCCGGTAATTCGAAAAGCTTTTATCAATTATAA
- a CDS encoding aldo/keto reductase, which yields MKYRKLGNTDMDVSVLSYGASPLGSVFREVRIEDCIETVRTVLDGGINLLDVSPAYGETLAEKNLGISLKGIARDRYYLATKVGSYRPSADDYDYSAARTRQSVHDSLERLGTDYLDIVHCHDIEYADHNVIVEETLPALQALKEEGKLRYIGITGLPLKIFPSILDRVDKGVVSAILSFCRYELNDTALADMLPYLKEKEVGVINASPVGMGLLTERGAPDWHPASDEIKEGCRKAVEYCMERGESIAKLAVQFACAHPDIPTTLVGSANPENMRNNIAWVDEPINEELLAGVMEVLKPIHNNYFTRGRPEHCE from the coding sequence ATGAAATATCGAAAATTAGGCAATACAGACATGGACGTTTCGGTACTCTCTTATGGGGCGTCGCCGCTTGGTTCTGTTTTCCGTGAGGTTCGGATCGAGGATTGTATCGAGACCGTTCGTACTGTTCTTGATGGTGGCATAAACCTGCTGGATGTATCACCAGCCTATGGTGAAACACTGGCAGAAAAAAACCTGGGAATCAGCCTCAAAGGGATCGCGCGTGATCGTTATTATTTGGCGACCAAAGTTGGCAGTTATCGCCCTTCTGCAGATGACTATGATTACTCAGCGGCCAGGACACGTCAGAGTGTCCATGATAGTCTGGAACGCCTGGGGACGGACTATCTTGATATTGTTCACTGTCACGATATCGAATATGCCGATCATAATGTCATAGTTGAGGAGACATTGCCAGCACTTCAGGCTTTAAAGGAAGAGGGGAAATTACGTTACATCGGGATCACTGGTTTGCCCTTGAAGATTTTTCCATCAATTCTGGACCGGGTTGATAAAGGTGTTGTGTCAGCTATTCTATCATTTTGCCGTTACGAACTGAATGACACCGCTTTGGCTGACATGCTTCCATACTTGAAGGAAAAAGAAGTTGGTGTCATCAACGCATCTCCTGTTGGTATGGGTCTGTTGACAGAAAGAGGAGCACCCGATTGGCACCCTGCATCGGATGAGATCAAAGAAGGTTGCCGCAAGGCAGTTGAATATTGCATGGAACGCGGTGAGTCGATTGCAAAGCTCGCTGTTCAGTTTGCCTGTGCGCATCCGGACATTCCAACGACACTCGTGGGATCTGCAAACCCCGAGAACATGCGCAACAATATTGCCTGGGTTGATGAACCTATCAACGAGGAATTGCTAGCGGGAGTGATGGAAGTATTGAAACCAATTCACAATAATTACTTTACTCGTGGTCGCCCTGAGCACTGCGAATAA
- a CDS encoding acetylxylan esterase produces the protein MPAFDYPLEELKTYQGQNPRPGDFDAYWDKALAEMHAVDAAPERTAADFSSPVVDCYDYRFTGVGGARVYAKLLIPKSIPNGGCPASVNFHGYTGSSGQWTGLLALASSGFVVAAMDCRGQAGLSEEAATATLSTHNGHIIRGLRDGPEKLNFRSIFLDTAQLAGLVMDMPEVDASRVAVQGGSQGGALTLACAALEPRIAKAAPCFPFLSDYYRVWQMDLAERAYEEIRTFFRQIDPTHQREHEIFETLGYIDVQYLAPRIKAQTHMGITLMDQVCPPSTQFAAYNKITAPKDATIYYDHGHEALPDWDDRVFKFLSEWL, from the coding sequence ATGCCAGCATTTGATTACCCACTTGAAGAACTGAAAACGTATCAAGGCCAGAACCCAAGGCCCGGTGACTTTGACGCCTATTGGGATAAGGCACTCGCTGAGATGCACGCAGTTGATGCTGCTCCCGAACGGACTGCGGCCGATTTCTCGTCGCCTGTGGTTGATTGTTATGATTATCGTTTTACGGGTGTTGGTGGAGCACGGGTTTATGCCAAGCTTCTGATTCCTAAGAGCATCCCCAATGGTGGGTGTCCCGCGTCGGTCAATTTTCACGGATATACGGGTTCCAGTGGCCAATGGACTGGTTTGTTAGCACTGGCCTCGTCTGGTTTTGTTGTGGCGGCGATGGATTGCCGTGGGCAGGCAGGTCTCTCGGAGGAGGCAGCGACCGCCACGCTAAGCACGCACAATGGTCACATTATTCGAGGGCTTCGTGATGGTCCTGAGAAACTTAACTTCCGCTCCATCTTTCTTGATACCGCCCAATTGGCTGGTTTGGTCATGGATATGCCTGAAGTTGATGCCTCTCGTGTCGCAGTGCAGGGAGGAAGTCAGGGTGGGGCATTAACGCTTGCCTGCGCCGCGCTCGAACCACGAATCGCCAAGGCTGCGCCATGTTTTCCGTTTTTGTCGGACTACTATCGTGTCTGGCAAATGGACCTTGCTGAGCGAGCCTACGAAGAGATTCGCACTTTTTTCCGGCAGATAGATCCCACGCATCAACGCGAGCATGAGATTTTTGAAACACTGGGCTATATTGACGTGCAGTATCTTGCTCCTCGGATCAAGGCGCAGACCCACATGGGAATCACCTTGATGGATCAGGTCTGCCCACCTTCGACTCAATTTGCGGCTTACAACAAGATTACAGCTCCTAAGGACGCCACGATCTATTATGATCACGGTCACGAAGCACTCCCTGATTGGGATGACCGGGTTTTTAAATTTCTTAGCGAGTGGCTGTAA
- the rbsD gene encoding D-ribose pyranase, protein MYQSKILNPELAALLARFRHTNYIVISDLGFPFWPEVPTIDISLTADIPTVRDVLRATEGRLSIGNAWMAEEFWQHNDDTVAGEYKQLLGGMNITYEPHVEFKKRVPLSIGLIRTGDSTPYGNIILESA, encoded by the coding sequence ATGTATCAGTCAAAAATACTTAACCCGGAGCTGGCTGCTCTATTGGCGCGTTTTCGGCATACAAATTATATTGTGATCTCCGATCTCGGCTTTCCATTCTGGCCGGAAGTTCCAACTATCGACATCAGCCTTACTGCGGACATTCCGACGGTTAGAGACGTTTTGCGTGCGACCGAGGGACGCCTCTCAATTGGTAATGCGTGGATGGCAGAAGAGTTCTGGCAGCACAATGACGATACGGTAGCTGGAGAATATAAACAACTCCTTGGAGGAATGAATATTACCTATGAGCCTCATGTGGAATTTAAAAAGCGTGTTCCGTTAAGTATTGGTTTAATCCGTACCGGCGATTCCACACCTTACGGAAACATCATTCTGGAGTCAGCATGA
- a CDS encoding AraC family transcriptional regulator: protein MELKAQSVPVDPTRSRYCFFDIKDPPADKGISLALAGYEKTLPNYSIERKSFPCLGIEFVVGGQGQLDLENDKHDLEIGSVFCYGPSTYHRIVTNTEKPLEKYFIDLYGKAAEAAVKAAGLSEGSCLQRTPTSRIAPLIDGIIQDAADGVISDSILESSLNLILLLTQRTQGPQSGQSGMAYETFRKAKTYLEQHYTEPGSVIDFANNLHLDSAYLTRLFQRFANETPHRFLTRLRLSRASQLLLHHDLQIQEVAFAVGFQDAFHFSTRFRKHYGVSPKQFRQKFD, encoded by the coding sequence ATGGAGCTGAAAGCCCAAAGTGTCCCTGTCGATCCAACCCGGTCCCGTTATTGCTTCTTTGATATCAAAGACCCGCCAGCTGACAAAGGAATATCACTCGCCTTGGCAGGCTATGAAAAGACCCTTCCCAATTATAGCATAGAGAGAAAGAGTTTTCCCTGTCTGGGCATAGAATTTGTCGTCGGAGGTCAAGGTCAACTGGATCTTGAGAATGACAAACATGACCTGGAGATCGGATCAGTCTTCTGCTATGGGCCATCAACTTATCATCGAATCGTCACCAACACCGAAAAGCCTTTGGAAAAATACTTCATCGATCTTTACGGCAAAGCAGCCGAGGCGGCAGTAAAAGCAGCGGGCCTATCCGAAGGAAGCTGCCTCCAACGCACACCGACTTCGCGCATTGCCCCTCTTATCGACGGTATCATCCAGGACGCAGCAGACGGGGTGATTTCCGATAGCATTTTGGAATCATCCCTGAATCTCATCCTACTCCTGACACAACGGACGCAAGGTCCGCAATCAGGACAATCGGGAATGGCGTATGAAACATTTCGAAAAGCAAAAACCTATTTAGAGCAGCACTACACTGAACCTGGAAGTGTTATTGATTTCGCAAATAATCTCCACCTTGACAGTGCATATCTGACCCGACTGTTCCAGCGTTTCGCCAACGAAACTCCGCACCGTTTTCTTACACGTTTGCGGCTTTCACGTGCCAGCCAATTGCTCCTGCACCATGACCTTCAGATACAGGAAGTCGCATTTGCTGTCGGCTTCCAGGATGCCTTCCATTTCTCAACGCGTTTCAGAAAACACTACGGTGTCTCGCCAAAGCAATTCCGTCAGAAGTTTGATTAA
- a CDS encoding trypsin-like peptidase domain-containing protein: MLTENTYIHRLILCGLLIMLGSACVEAAPRHARSSFTVEKTEPGFQNLLNSVVRLDVWETVFKAGREQTAHGVGSGVIMTDEGYILTNAHVVNPYAERIWATLNNLERVPATLVGWDHWTDLAVIKLDVDELKAKDMDFSWGKFGDSSKLIPGETVYAVGTPNGLARTVTRGIISNTNRFFEGAQVGRGYETGYFNTWLQTDAAINPGNSGGPLVLPDGDVIGINTRGYLGANNLGFAVPSNIAKRVMEELIEKGSVTRSYTGIVPGPMQDLEEFFDVELNKGMLVQSIDPGSPAEDAGLRPSDIILTIDGTSVDGRFPEQLPEIQKRIAERPVGSTILIDVKRGDEVLPLVVTTEELQSRVGHEAALEDWGISVQKVSRAVAREQQLKSSDGVYVVGTQRAFPAAEAGIRSGDIITSVNRKPIVTLEDLEAAYEQYVENPDRVLMEITRNHQVSFVVMKP; the protein is encoded by the coding sequence TTGTTAACCGAAAACACTTATATCCATCGCCTTATTCTTTGCGGTCTTCTAATCATGCTGGGCAGTGCCTGTGTAGAAGCTGCGCCGCGCCACGCACGTTCTTCATTCACAGTTGAGAAAACCGAACCGGGATTCCAGAATCTACTCAACTCAGTGGTCCGGCTGGATGTCTGGGAAACCGTCTTCAAAGCCGGAAGAGAACAGACGGCACATGGCGTTGGCAGTGGTGTTATTATGACGGATGAGGGCTACATACTGACCAATGCCCACGTTGTGAACCCTTACGCTGAACGCATCTGGGCTACCTTAAACAATCTGGAGCGCGTACCAGCAACACTGGTAGGCTGGGATCATTGGACGGATTTGGCCGTGATTAAACTCGATGTCGATGAGCTTAAGGCCAAAGACATGGATTTCTCCTGGGGAAAATTCGGAGATTCTTCAAAGCTCATTCCGGGCGAAACCGTCTACGCTGTGGGAACTCCAAACGGCCTCGCTCGAACCGTAACGCGAGGCATTATATCCAACACCAATCGTTTTTTCGAAGGAGCGCAAGTGGGTCGCGGTTATGAAACCGGATATTTCAACACCTGGCTTCAGACTGACGCTGCGATCAATCCCGGAAACAGTGGTGGCCCGCTGGTTTTACCCGATGGCGACGTCATCGGCATCAACACTCGCGGTTATCTTGGAGCCAACAATCTTGGTTTTGCCGTTCCTTCCAACATAGCCAAACGAGTCATGGAGGAGCTGATTGAAAAGGGCTCAGTTACTCGTAGCTACACCGGCATTGTTCCGGGTCCAATGCAGGATCTTGAAGAATTTTTTGATGTCGAGTTGAACAAAGGCATGCTTGTTCAAAGCATCGACCCAGGGTCACCAGCCGAAGATGCCGGTCTGCGCCCAAGTGACATTATATTGACAATAGACGGCACATCAGTCGATGGACGTTTTCCTGAACAGCTTCCCGAAATCCAAAAAAGGATAGCCGAACGCCCCGTCGGTTCAACGATTCTGATTGATGTTAAGCGCGGCGATGAAGTGCTGCCTCTGGTCGTCACGACAGAGGAGCTGCAAAGTCGCGTTGGGCACGAAGCTGCTCTTGAAGACTGGGGTATCAGTGTCCAGAAAGTCTCAAGAGCCGTTGCCCGTGAACAGCAATTAAAGTCCTCCGATGGCGTCTATGTCGTAGGCACTCAACGCGCCTTCCCTGCAGCAGAAGCCGGCATCCGGTCGGGCGACATCATCACCTCAGTCAACCGGAAGCCAATAGTCACTCTAGAAGACCTCGAAGCTGCATATGAACAATACGTTGAAAACCCCGATCGGGTCCTGATGGAGATCACGCGCAACCACCAGGTCAGCTTTGTGGTGATGAAACCCTAG
- a CDS encoding zinc-binding alcohol dehydrogenase family protein, whose product MRALQITTPGETCLIDVPEPALEDNEVLLKVKRVGYCGSDLSTFRGLNPLVSYPRVPGHELAGTITVIGSAVSGDWKIGDKALVLPYTSCGKCSACRQGRFNTCRYNQTLGVQREGGLAEYIAVPAEKLMTSTVLDFHELALVEPLTVGFHAVDRARVEAKDTVLVFGCGAIGLGVIAGAAERGARVVAVDIDAAKLDLALKAGAKEVINSAEQSLADEVTRLTNDDGVDVVIEAIGLPQTFQAAVELVCFAGRVVYVGYAKAPVEYETKLFVQKELDVLGSRNATPKDFQAVITMLENGRFPVDLALTKTVSLDEAGEAMQAWSDNPSVVTKIQVEL is encoded by the coding sequence ATGAGAGCTTTACAAATTACCACACCTGGCGAAACCTGCCTGATTGATGTTCCAGAGCCTGCATTAGAAGACAATGAAGTACTGCTTAAGGTTAAGCGAGTTGGCTACTGTGGTTCAGATTTGAGTACTTTTCGGGGGCTTAATCCGCTTGTTTCTTATCCGCGTGTTCCGGGGCATGAATTGGCCGGTACGATTACAGTAATCGGTTCTGCAGTTTCAGGAGATTGGAAGATTGGCGATAAGGCATTGGTATTGCCATACACCAGTTGCGGCAAATGCAGTGCTTGTCGTCAGGGGCGGTTTAACACCTGTCGCTACAATCAAACCCTGGGTGTACAGCGTGAAGGTGGCTTGGCGGAGTATATCGCTGTGCCTGCGGAAAAGTTGATGACATCAACGGTCCTGGACTTCCATGAGTTGGCCCTGGTTGAGCCTTTGACAGTAGGGTTTCATGCTGTGGACCGTGCACGGGTTGAAGCTAAGGATACTGTACTGGTTTTTGGTTGTGGAGCGATTGGTCTTGGTGTGATTGCTGGTGCTGCGGAGCGCGGTGCGCGTGTAGTTGCGGTTGATATTGATGCTGCTAAGCTCGACCTTGCGCTAAAAGCTGGAGCGAAAGAGGTTATTAATTCTGCCGAGCAGTCACTTGCCGATGAGGTCACACGCCTTACTAATGACGATGGTGTTGATGTCGTGATTGAAGCCATTGGATTGCCGCAGACTTTTCAAGCCGCAGTCGAGTTGGTCTGCTTTGCTGGGCGCGTCGTCTATGTAGGTTATGCCAAGGCACCAGTCGAATATGAAACCAAGCTTTTCGTTCAAAAGGAGCTTGATGTCCTCGGATCACGAAATGCAACTCCCAAGGATTTCCAGGCTGTTATAACCATGCTTGAAAATGGCCGGTTTCCTGTCGACCTGGCATTGACTAAAACAGTTTCGCTGGATGAAGCAGGTGAGGCAATGCAAGCATGGTCGGATAATCCATCTGTCGTGACGAAAATTCAGGTCGAGCTTTAG